Proteins encoded in a region of the Xylocopa sonorina isolate GNS202 chromosome 1, iyXylSono1_principal, whole genome shotgun sequence genome:
- the LOC143423403 gene encoding uncharacterized protein LOC143423403, giving the protein MALTIALPLSGLEPEHFNSLGARLLYEQGLRTLAGYGPISPSTGSESSGVSSFVPSVESLTPEQTPASSRPDTPAEEMVKKQPEPPLRIYYRQRDILNLGANIREPFWQMRIPMMPRYDFKSFMENRSVYYRLGEYGLTEDYPMRVCKDCSFCEPSPYLF; this is encoded by the exons ATGGCATTAACGATAGCCCTGCCACTGTCTGGCCTGGAACCGGAGCATTTTAACTCGTTGGGTGCCAGACTTCTGTACGAGCAAGGTTTGAGAACTCTGGCTGGTTACGGGCCGATTTCACCGAGTACAGGAAGCGAGTCGAGTGGAGTCAGCAGCTTCGTACCTTCTGTGGAGTCATTAACGCCGGAACAAACACCAGCATCTTCCAGACCGGACACACCCGCCGAAGAAATGGTCAAAAAACAGCCAGAG CCACCGCTGCGAATCTATTACAGACAGCGGGACATTTTAAATTTGGGGGCCAACATCCGGGAACCGTTCTGGCAGATGAGAATTCCAATGATGCCCCGTTACGATTTCAAAAGTTTCATGGAGAACAGGTCGGTGTATTATCGCTTAGGAGAGTACGGTTTAACGGAGGATTATCCAATG AGAGTGTGCAAAGACTGCAGCTTCTGCGAACCATCGCCGTACCTGTTCTAA